DNA from Streptomyces sp. NBC_01476:
CCGACTGGACGGTCCGGAGGGTCCGGAGTCGGCTCCGCCCCGGTGGGCGACGACCGAACTTCTCACCGACACCGTGCGGGAGTCGGTTGGCCTGGTCCGGTTGGCTGCTCCGGGCGCGTCGGTCGTCGGCCGGCGGGTGCTGCGGTTCGGTACGCAGGTGGACGTACGGCCGGTCGCGGAGTTCGGCACCGGGGATCTGACTTCGGCCGCGGTGGCCGGCTACATCGCCAAGTACGCCACGAAAGGTGCGGAAGCGGCCGGGGCGGTCGACGGACGTATCCGGCATGCCCGGGAGCTGGTGGTCCTGCCGGTTCGGCGGCACACGTTGCGGATGATCGGCACGTGCTGGTGGCTCGGCGGGCTGCCGGAGTTCGAACCGCTGGGGCTTCGCCGCTGGGCGCACATGCTCGGCTACGGCGGGCACTTCTCGACCAAGTCGCGCCGCTATTCCACCACGCTCACGGAGTTGCGGGAGGCGCGTGCCGAGCACCGGGCGGAGGAACAGCGGGCGGCTCTCGGCCTGGGGGAGCGGCTGGTCGTCACGGCCGGGCAATGGCGGTACGCCGGGCGGGGTTACTCCCCGGCGGCGGCGCTCGTCGCGGCTTCGGTGCGGGAGAGCGGTGAGCGGCATGGCGCGTGAACGCGTGACCGGACTGCTCACCGTGCGGGAAGTCCTGGACGAGCTGGGCGGCATCTCCCGGCGGACCTTCTACCGATGGCGGGAGCTGGGCCTCGCTCCGGACTGCATCCGCCTGCCGAACGGGGAGCTGCGGGTCCGGCGGGCCGCGCTGAACGCCTGGCTGGACAAGCGGGCGGAGGGAGCGGCGTGAAGTCGTACAAAGTCTCCGTCTGGAAGATCAGCGTCAACAGGACCACGAAGAAGCCGACGTACCTGGTCCGGTGGGTGGTGGACGGCGCGACGTTCGGCGAGTCGCACAAGACCAACGCGCTTGCTGACCGTTTCCGGGCCAAGCTTCTTCGGGCGGTCGAAAAGGGCCAGCCCTTCGACACGGTGTCCGGACTGCCCGACTCGCTGCGCGGCGGCAAAGCCGCGCTGACGTTCCTTGACCTGGCGGTGCAGTACCTCGATCACCGCTGGGCGGAGACGTCGGCCAAGCACCGCGACAGCATGACCGACGCCCTGGCCGGAGTCGTGCCGGTTCTCGCCAAGTCGGGGCGTGGCCGGCCCTCTCCGGAGCTGTTGCGGCGGGCACTGCGCTCGTATGTTCTGCCTCTGCCGCGGCGAGTGCGGGAGCGGCCGGAGGAGATCGTGGCGGCGGTGAAGTGGATCGAGAAGGCATCGCTGCCGGTCGCGGAACTCCTGGATGTTGCGCGGGTGCATGAGCTGATCGACGCGCTTGGGCGGAAGCTGGACGGCAAGGCAGCGGCCACACAGACGTACCGGCGTCGCCGTGCGGTGGTCTACAACGCGCTCGCGTACGCGGTGGAGTTGGAGGCTCTGCCGTCCAATCCGCTGGACAGGGTGCGTCGTAAGCGGGGCAAGCGGGCGGTTCAGGAGGTTGACCGGCGCGTTGTGGTCAACCCTGCGCAGGCGCGGGAGCTGTTGGTCGCGCTCACCTATGTCGGACGGTACGACCGGGCGAGCGGTCGGCGGCTGCGGGCGTTCTTCGGCTGCCTGTACTACGCGGCAGTGCGGCCGGGCGAAGCGCTGGGACTGCGGCGATCGGACTGCATCCTGCCGGAGAAGGGTTGGGGTCGATTGGAGCTTGCCGAGACTCGACCGACGGCGGGCAAGGCGTGGACCGACTGCGGCGAGCTTCATGATCGGCGGGGCCTCAAGCAGCGGGCGGAGGGAGAGGTACGCATCGTGCCGATTCCACCTCCGCTGGTGGTCCTGCTCCGCGAGCATCTGGAGGAGTTCGGTACCGCCGATGACGGACGGCTCTTCCAGAGCGAATACGGCAACGTGGTGGCGGCCTCGTCGTACTCCCGCGTATGGAAGCAGGCGCGCGAGCTGGCTCTCCTCCCCGGACAGGTCACCTCGGTCATGGCAGCCCGGCCCTACGACCTGCGACACGCGGGCGTCTCCCAGTGGCTCAACTCCGGCGTCCCCGCACCGGAGGTTGCCGCCCGCGCCGGCCACTCCGTGGACGTGCTGCTCAAGATCTACGCCAAGTGCATCGACGGCCAGGAAGCCGAGATGAACGACCGGATCATGCAAGGGCTCGACGGCACACGTTAGAACGTGACGGAACCGCCGCAGATGGAGCAGTAGGACGGTCCAGAATCATGGGCCGTCCTTCTGTATCTGTGATGTGACGCCGCCTGCTGCCTAATCCATAGGCGCAGCTCTGATCCATCCTCGGTCTGGTAGCCAAGCAATTGCCGGGCTGCTAGTTGCGGTTGAGGACAGCCAGACTCCATCGATTCCCAGTGGAAGGGCCGGTTCAACCGTGGGGAGTGGTCCCTCCTGGCTGAACGGTACTGCTTCCAAGTATTCCCATCCGTAGATGAGGAAAGCGTGCCGCTCGTCCGTCTTCGCATCGGAAAGTTGCTTGCGAAGCTTCGTCATCCTAGGGCTTGCGATCAAGTCGCACGCTGCGGAAACGGCACCATCAACCTCCGGAACGACGCCGCCCCACGAAGCTTGCAGCACGTAGTAGCCAGGAGGGTGCATCTCTGTCGGAGGAATACAGGAGATGCCATCTACGCCGAGACTATGGAGTTTCAGGTATGTTTCTATGTCCTGATGCCACATGAAGTGGGCGGATTCGGGGCGATAGCCTCGCTCCTCAAGCTCGGGCAGCAGATCAGGAAGGCGCGCAAGTGTCGGTCTCCATATGACGTCCGGATCGAGTTGAACGATCCATGAGTAGCTGAGGCCTTTATGGCGGGTGTATCCGAGCTGGCTTGACTTGGTCCCGGCCGCCCGGTGGCTCGGATCCACGACAAGCTTGACTTCAACAGCGATTGTTCGTCCCCCATGCGTAAGGATGAGGTCGTGCGCACCCTGCTTGCCGCCTGTGTCATTGGAGTCCACGCGTACATCGAGAGTCCTGCTGATGCACCCGCGGGCAACCTCTGCGGCCACGTCAAGGCGTTGTCCCTTGTCCATGTCACAACGGTACGGAGCACGGCCCACGTGACGCAGCCGGTTTTGCGCGAGGAACGAGCCGGATAACAGGGCTCCGACCTGTCCTGAGGTGCCCCAAGATCAACACGCTATTACAACGTGATCACTGGCAAACCGCTGCCTTCGGTCGCATCCGGCCGCGCACGTAGAAAGACCCCGCACTCAGCGTTGTGGCTGATGGCGGGGTCTTTTGGCACCCAATGCAGGGTGCCCCCGGCAGGATTCGAACCTGCGCACACGGCTCCGGAGGCCGTTGCTCTATCCCCTGAGCTACGGGGGCTGGTGTTGCCCCTGGTGGGGGCGACGGGAAGAACACTACCAGCTTGCGGGGGGTGGGCGTGTACGGGGTTTTTGGGGGTGGCGGGGGCCTGGGGGAGGGGGTGGTGGGCCTGGTGAGGGCGGGTTCCGGGGCGGGTGGGTTGCGTGAAGTGGCAGGTGGGGGCGGGGGTTTCACCCGTGGCGGGGAAGAAATGGGCAAAACGCGGACGCATCGCGAGGGGCGCGCCTAGGCTTTCTGGTGTGGCGGGCGCGTCCGGCCGGGTACTTGTTGTTGATGACAACAAGGTGATCCGGCAGCTGATCAGGGTCAACCTTGAGCTGGAGGGCTTCGAGGTCGTGACCGCGGCTGATGGTGCCGAGTGCCTGGAGATCGTTCACAGTGTCCAGCCCGATGTGGTCACGCTGGATGTGGTCATGCCCCGGCTGGACGGGGTACGTACGGCGGCCCGGTTGCGGGCGGATCCGCGTACCCGCGGGGTCGGCATCGTGATGGTCAGCGCCGGGTCCCTGCCGGAGGGTGCCGGCGGGCCCGGCGGGGTCGATGCGTACGTGGGCAAACCGTTCGAGCCGGGGCACCTCGTCGAGACGGTACGGCGGTTGGCCCGGCGTGCGTCCCTCCCGCCCCAGCCGCCCCCGGAGCAGCCCCGCGGGCAGACCGCCGCCACCCCCGGCGGTTCGTGACCCGGCAGCCGGGTGCCGGGATCCGGGTGCGCACACTTCACTTCCGCGTCGCGTGAGGCGTGGCCTCGCGCCTGGTCCGGGGGCTTCACCGGCCGTGGCACTCGGTGGGGCGGCGCGTCTTCCTCGGTGCGGGCGTGGACGTCCCGCTGCGCGTGGGAGGTGGGTCCGCGTTGGGCCTTGCGGCTCTACCCGCGGGCGGCACTCGGTGGGACGGCGCGTCCTCCTCGGTGCCGGGTGCGCCTCGCCCCGGGGCTCGGGCGTTGCCCCTCGCCTCGGCTTTACGTGGGACGTGGCTCCGCGCTGAGCCCGGCGACGCGTTCCGTGTGCCTGGCAACCGGTGGGGCGGCGCCTCAGTTCAGTCCCGACGCCGGGCCCGCCGCGCCCCTACGTGACCCGGGCCTCGGGCGTGGCCTTCGCCTCATCCTCGGCGCCGGGCCCGCCTGGGCCCACCTCCCGTGCCGCGGGCGCGGCCGTCAGGCGGCCCCGGTGGAAGAAAACCCCCTCGCCAACCTGCCCCCGCCCTCGCCTACGCTTTGGTTCGTGACTCCCGCCGAGCTGTCCCGCGCCGTGCTCAGTACGGTCCGCCGTGCTGTCGCGGCTGAGGAGCTGCGCGTGGTGGTGCCCGAGAAGGTGGTCGTCCAGCGACCGCCCCGGCCCGGTTGCGGGGATTACGCCACCAACGTGGCCCTCCAGATCGCCCGGGCGGCCGGGCAGCCGCCGCACGCGGTCGCGGAGATCCTGGCCCGCCGCCTCCAGAAGGAGCCGGGCATCGCCCAGGTGGAGATCGCCGGGCCCGGCTTCCTCAACATCACGCTCAGCGCCCGGGCCTACGGCGACGTCGTACGCCAGGTCCGGGAGCAGCGATCGCGGTACGGGTACGGGGAGGGGCTCGCCGAGGTCGCGGTCACGGTGGCCGCTCCCGACCCGTTGGCCCTCCGTGGCCCGGTCGTCGCGGACGTCGTCAACCGGCTCTTCGCGGTTGCCGGCGCCCGGCCGGCCGGCCCCGGGGAAGCCCCGGAAATCCTCCACGTCCAGGAGCCGGTCTCTGCGCCGGGCGCGGAATTCGTCGACGGCCGGGGACCCGGCCCCGGCGGCCCACCCCCGGAGCTCGTCCACGTCCGGGAGCCGGTCGCGGGGTCCCATACGGAGTCCCTCGGCGGCCAGGTCTCGTCCGCCGGGTCCTGGACGGAGTCGCTCGGCGGCCAGGTCTCGTCGGCGGCGACCCGGGCGGAGTCCCTCGGCGGCCAGGCCCCCGCCCCCGCTTCCCAAGACCCCGGCGGCAACGTCCTCGCCCCGCCCCCCGGGCCCCCGCACCCCCCCGCCGGCCCCCCCACCCCCCTCACCACCCCCCTCGGCCCCGACGCCACCCGGTGGGCCCTCCTCCGGCCCCCCGTCGAAGACGTCCCCCGCCTCACCCCGGACCTCCTGGACCAGCGCGAGAGCAACCCGCTCTTCCGGATCCGGTACGCCCGCGCCCGCGCCCACGCCCTGGTGGGGAACGCCCGTGACCTGGGCGTACGCATCGAGGAGCCGGAAGGCCCCGACGCCCCGACCGCTGACGCCCCGCCCTACCACCCCCACCCCGCCGAGACCGAGCTGCTCGGGCTGATCGCGGACTACCCCCGCGTGATCGAGACGGCCGCCCGCCGCCGCGGGCCGGACCGGCTCGCCCGCCACCTGGAACGCCTCGCCGACGCCTTCTTCCGCTTCCATGACGAGTGCCCGCCGCTGCCGAAAGGCGACGAGAAACCCTCGGCCGCCCACGCCGCCCGGATCCGTCTCGCCGACGCGACGGGTGTCGTGCTCGCCGGCGGCCTGCGACTGCTCGGCATCAGCGCGCCCGACCACATGTGAGCCGGCATGACCACCCGCTTATGCCCGACCACCCCGACCCGTGCCCCGCCCCCGAACGAAAGAAAGCGCCCAGCCCGTGAGCCGCTCCGCACACCCCGCAGGTCCCCGCCACGCCGACGTCCTGCCCGAAGGGCACTACGCCGCCCCGCCGGCCGACCTCAACCTCCTCGACCCCCGCGTCTGGTCCCGCACCGTCACCCGTAACGACGACGGTGCCGCCGAAGTCGCCGGGCTCGATGTCCGCGACCTCGCCGCCGAGTACGGCACCCCCGCCTTCTTCCTCGACGAAGCCGACTTCCGCGCCCGCTGCCGCGCCTGGCGGGCCGCCTTCGGGCACGAGGCCGACGTCTTCTACGCGGGCAAGGCGTTCCTCTCCCGGGCCGTCGTGAAGTGGCTGTACGAGGAGGGGCTGAACCTCGACGTCTGCTCCGGCACGGAACTCGCTGTCGCGCTCGACGCCGGCATGCCCGCCGACCGCATCGCGCTGCACGGCAACAACAAGAGTTACGCGGAGATCGAGCGGGCCGTGTCGGCGGACGTCGGCCGCATCGTGCTCGACTCCTTCCAGGAGATCGCCCGGGTCGCCGCGGAGGCCAAGAAGCAGGGCAAGCGGCAGCGGGTGCAGATCCGGGTCACCGTCGGCGTCGAGGCGCACACCCACGAGTTCATCGCGACCGCGCACGAGGACCAGAAGTTCGGTCTCGCGCTCGCCGACGGCCAGGCCGCGGAGGCGGTGCGCCGGGTGCTGAATCTGCGGGACTCCCTCGAACTCGTCGGCGTCCACAGCCACATCGGCTCGCAGATCTTCGACATGGCCGGCTTCGAGGTGGCTGCCCGCCGGGTGGTGTCGCTGCTCGCCGCGGTACGGGACGAGCACGGCGTGGAGCTGCCGGAGATCGACCTCGGCGGCGGCCTCGGCATCGCGTACACGCCGGACGACGACCCGCGTGAGCCGCACGAGATCGCCAAGGCGCTCGGCGAGATCGTGGCCCGGGAGTGCGAGGCGGCCCGGCTGACCCCGCCGCGGCTGTCGGTCGAGCCGGGGCGGGCGATCGTCGGGCCGACCGCGTTCACCCTCTACGAGGTCGGCACCGTCAAGCCGCTGGAGGGGCTGCGGACCTACGTCAGCGTGGACGGCGGCATGTCCGACAACATCAGGACCGCGCTCTACGACGCCGAGTACAGCGTGGCGCTGGTCTCGCGGAAGAGCGACGCGGAGCCGATGCTCAGCCGGGTGGTCGGCAAGCACTGCGAGAGCGGCGACATCGTGGTGAAGGACGCGTTCCTGCCGGCCGACCTGGCGCCGGGCGACCTCCTCGCGGTGCCGGCCACCGGGGCGTACTGCCGGGCGATGGCCAGCAACTACAACCACGCGCTGCGCCCGCCGGTGGTCGCGGTCGCCGACGGTACGGCCCGGGTGATCGTGCGCCGCGAGACGGAGGAGGACCTGCTGCGGCTCGACGTCGGCTGACCCCTGCGGGGTGCCGACCGGTCACGGAGCCGGAGCCGCCGCGCCCCCTGCGGCCACCCCGGCGGGTGGGCCGGCGCGGCCCTGGCGGCCACCCCGGCCCCCGGCCTCCGGCCCGGCCTCGTTCCGGCCTGGGCCCGAACTGTGCCGGCCCCCCTGGCGAGCACCGGCTTGCCTCGGCCCTCGGCCCCCAGCCCGTACTGGCGGAACCGGCGCCGCGGCCCGGGGCGCCCTCGGGCCTTGGGCCCCGGCCCCAGCGGGACCGCCCCCCACCCCCGGCGTCAACATCCGCCCGCCCCGGCCGGCGGGACCGCCCCCGCCCGGGGCGGCGGAGGATCTGTCGCCCCGGGCCCCGGCGCAGGGCGAAAACACGCAAGATCGTCCGGTCGGCGCGAAAATTCACCGTCCGCCCGGCGGTCTCGCAATCCGGACAGCGCGTGGCTTCTCCCGTCCGGTGCGTGAGACTGGTTCGGGACAGGCCCCGCTGGACGCCCCGAACGAGCCGCACACGGTGCCTGCACGAGAAGCCTGTACGAGAGACGAGGTCGGATGATGCGTACGCGTCCGCTGAAGGTGGCGCTCCTGGGCTGCGGTGTGGTCGGCTCCGAGGTCACGCGCATCATGACGACGCAGGCCGACGACCTCGCCGCCCGGATCGGCGCGCCCATCGAGCTCGCCGGGATCGCGGTCCGCCGGCCCAACCGGGTGCGCGAGGGCGTCCCCGCCGAACTGCTCACCACCGACGCCACCGCGCTGGTCAAACGGGGCGACCTCGATGTCGTCGTCGAGGTGATCGGCGGCATCGAGCCGGTCCGTACGCTGATCACCACCGCCTTCGAGCACGGCGCCTCGGTGGTCTCGGCCAACAAGGCGCTGCTCGCCGCCGACGGGGCAGGACTGCACGCCAAGGCCGTCGAGCACGGCGTGGACCTCTACTACGAGGCCGCCGTCGCGGGAGCGATCCCGCTGATCAGGCCGCTGCGCGAATCGCTGGCCGGCGACAAGGTCAACCGGGTGCTCGGTATCGTCAACGGCACCACCAACTTCATCCTCGACAAGATGGAGTCCACCGGCGCCGGCTACAGCGAGGCGCTGGACGAGGCCACCGCGCTGGGATACGCCGAGGCCGACCCGACCGCCGACGTGGAGGGCTTCGACGCCGCCGCGAAGGCCGCGATCCTGGCCGGGATCGCCTTCCACACCCGGGTCACCATCGAGGACGTGCACCGCGAGGGCATCACCGAGGTCACCGCCGCCGACATCGCCTCGGCGCGGCAGATGGGCTGCACGGTGAAGCTGCTCGCGATCTGCGAGCGCGCCGCCGACGGCCGCTCGGTCACCGCCCGGGTGCACCCCGCGATGATCCCGCTCAGCCACCCGCTCGCCTCGGTCCGTGAGGCGTACAACGCCGTCTTCGTCGAGGCGGAGGCGGCCGGGCGGCTGATGTTCTACGGTCCCGGCGCCGGCGGTGCACCCACCGCCTCCGCCGTTCTCGGCGACCTGGTGGCCGCTTGCCGCAACAAGCTGGCGGCGACCACCGGTGCCGGTGAGTCCGCGTACACGCAACTGCCGGTCAGCCCCATGGGGGATGTGGTCACCCGTTACCACATCAGCCTCGATGTGGCGGACAAACCGGGCGTCCTGGCGCAGGTCGCGACGGTGTTCGCCGAGCACGATGTGTCGATCGACACGGTGCGGCAGCAGAGCAGGAACCAGGGCAGCGGCGACGAAGCCGCCTCCGAGCAGGCCGGCGGCGTACGGCGGGAGGGCGGCGAGGCGTCACTCGTCGTCGTCACCCACCGGGCGCCGGACGCCGCGCTCTCGGCGACGGTGTCCAGCCTGCGGAAACTCGACACCGTACGCGGTGTGGCCAGCATCATGCGTGTGGAAGGGGAGTAGGACCCGCTATGAGCGCAAGCAACAACGGAACCATCGACCAGCCCCGAATGTCCGGCACCCACCAGTGGCGCGGCATCATCGAGGAGTACCGCGACCGGCTGCCGGTCTCCTCGCAGACGCCCGTGGTGACGCTGCTGGAGGGTGGCACCCCGCTGGTCCCGGCCCAGCTGCTCTCCGAGCGGACCGGCTGTGACGTCTATCTGAAGGTCGAGGGGGCCAACCCGACCGGGTCCTTCAAGGACCGCGGAATGACCATGGCCATCTCCAAGGCCAAGGAGGACGGCGCCCAGGCCGTCATCTGCGCGTCCACCGGCAACACCTCGGCGTCGGCGGCGGCGTACGCGGTACGGGCCGGCATGGTGTGCGCGGTGCTGGTGCCACAGGGGAAGATCGCGCTCGGCAAGATGGGGCAGGCGCTCGTCCACGGCAGCCGCATCCTCCAGGTCGACGGCAACTTCGACGACTGCCTGGAGCTGGCGCGCGCGCTGAGCGAGAAGTACCCGGTGGCGCTGGTCAATTCGGTGAACCCGGTCCGCATCGAGGGGCAGAAGACAGCCGCCTTCGAGATCGTCGACGCGCTCGGGGACGCCCCCGACCTGCACCTGCTCCCGGTGGGCAACGCGGGTAACATCACGGCGTACTGGAAGGGCTACCGCGAGTACGCGGCCGACGGGATGTCCACCCGCACGCCGCGGATGTGGGGCTTCCAGGCGGCCGGCTCGGCGCCGATCGTCAACGGTGCCCCGGTCCGGCAGCCGCAGACGATCGCCACCGCGATCCGGATCGGCAACCCGGCGTCCTGGCAGTACGCGGTCGCCGCGCGGGACGAGTCCGGCGGGCTGATCGAAGCGGTGACGGACCGTCAGATCCTGGCCGCCTACCGGCTGCTGGCCGCGAAGGAAGGGGTCTTCGTGGAGCCCGCGTCGGCGGCCTCCGTCGCGGGACTGCTGAAGGCGGCGGACGAGGGCATGGTGGACCCGGGGCAGCGCATCGTCTGCACGGTCACCGGCAACGGGCTCAAGGACCCGGACTGGGCGGTGGCGGGGGCCCCGCGGCCGGTCACCGTCCCGGTCGACGCCGACGCCGCCGCCGACCACCTCGGCCTCGCCTGATTTCCCGCGCACGCACCCACCCATCTGCCCCTCGCCCCGGTCGCCGGGCGGGCTGAAACATCAGCCCCCCGGCGGCCCGGGGCACCGGGCCGGGAAGCGGGCGCCGCCGGAGGCGGGGCGCACAGCCGCGGAGCGACACGCATCCTGCGCTGTGCGTGCGCCCTATGTCGCGGAAGAACCTTCCTTCGATAGGCTGGCCTCAGCGGCACCGCAGCGTGCCCGGATTCCGGCGGATGCCCCGCGCATCGCCACCCCCGCCCAGCCGCCCGGCAATGGAGCCGTGCCCGGAGGGCGTACCGCACAAGGAGATTCGTCGAACGATGGCCGGTCCCGCGTTCCGCGCAGCCGCCGTACGAGTGCGCGTCCCCGCGACCAGCGCCAATCTGGGCCCCGGGTTCGACGCCTTCGGCCTGGCGTTGGGGCTGTACGACGACGTGGTGGTGCGCGTCGCCGACGCCGGCCTGCACGTCGACATCGCCGGCGAAGGCGCCGAGACCCTGCCGCGGGACGAGAAACACCTGGTCGTACGGTCGCTGCGGACCGCGTTCGACCTGCTCGGCGGTCAGCCCCGCGGCCTGGAAGTGGTGTGCGCCAATCGCATTCCGCACGGCCGGGGCCTGGGCTCCTCCTCCGCCGCGATCTGCGCGGGCATCATCGCCGCCCGCGCGGTGACCATAGGCGGGCCCGCCGTGCTCGACGACACCGCGCTGCTGGAACTGGCCACCGAGATCGAGGGCCACCCGGACAACGTCGCGGCGTGTCTGCTCGGCGGATTCACCCTCGCCTGGACCGACGGCGGCGCCGCCCGTGCGGTCCGGATGGACCCCGCGGCGTCGTTGGTTCCGGTGGTCTTCGTACCCGCCACACCACTGCTCACCGAGACCGCCCGCGGGCTGCTGCCGCGTACCGTCCCCCATGTGGACGCCGCGGCCAACGCGGGCCGGGCCGCACTCCTGGTGGAGGCGCTCACCAGGCGTCCCGAGCTGCTGCTGCCCGCCACCGAGGACCGGCTGCACCAGGAGTACCGGGCGCCCGCCATGCCCGAGAGCCTGGCGCTGGTCAACCGGCTGCGCGCGGAAGGCGTCCCCGCTGTCGTGTCGGGCGCGGGACCGACCGTACTGGCGCTGACCGACGAGGAAGCCGCCGACAAGGTCGCCCGGTTCGCGGGCGAGGGCTGGGCGGCCAACCGCCTGGCGCTCGACGCCGCCGGGGCCAGTGTGCTGCCGCTCGCAGGGGGGCAGTGAACACGATTGCCGGCCGTAGAGAGGGGGAATATCTGTTGGATCCGGTAGTGTTAACCTCAAGCCAGCATTCGCCGCCCGATGGGCGCGATGCGCTGTGTCGCCGTCCTGGAAAACGCCATGGGACGACACTTCTTCCGGGAGCCTCCCACACCGCACAGGCAGCCTGACCGGGGAATTCGGACACCCCGCCCGCGCAGTGTCGAGCACGCTCCGGATGTCGGTACGAAGTCTCCTTCGCAGCTCTCTTCGTACCGAAGCACGTTCTTGTATTTCTGCCGCATCAGGCAGACCACCGCCCCGGCTCTGAACAGCGGAAACGCCCGCCAGATCCGGACAGCACGACCGGTCGCCGAGCCAGACAGGCCGACGTCCGCTCCAGGGAAGGACCCTTCGTGAGCGACACCACCGATCTGATGGGCGTGCGCGCAGACAACACTGTCGCCGCGTCCGATGCCGCCGCGCCTGCTAACGGTGCTGCCACCGCCGGCGCCTCACGGCGGCGCCGGTCAGGTACCGGTCTTGACGCCATGGTCCTGGCCGAACTGCAGCAGCTCGCCTCGGGCCTTGGGATCAAGGGCACCGCGCGGATGCGCAAGAGCCAGCTGATCGAGACCATCAAGGAACGGCAGGCGGGCGGCGGCGCCGGCGCCCCGCAGGCGGCTGCCGACAACGCCGTGGCCGAGAAGCCGAAGCGCCGCGCCACCTCGCGGGCGCGCCTTGAGCAGGCCGACGCCCAGCCCGCCGTGGACAACGCGCCGGCGGAGCCGAAGCAGATCGAGATTCCCGGTCAGCCGGCCGGTGAGACGG
Protein-coding regions in this window:
- a CDS encoding helix-turn-helix transcriptional regulator translates to MARERVTGLLTVREVLDELGGISRRTFYRWRELGLAPDCIRLPNGELRVRRAALNAWLDKRAEGAA
- a CDS encoding tyrosine-type recombinase/integrase yields the protein MKSYKVSVWKISVNRTTKKPTYLVRWVVDGATFGESHKTNALADRFRAKLLRAVEKGQPFDTVSGLPDSLRGGKAALTFLDLAVQYLDHRWAETSAKHRDSMTDALAGVVPVLAKSGRGRPSPELLRRALRSYVLPLPRRVRERPEEIVAAVKWIEKASLPVAELLDVARVHELIDALGRKLDGKAAATQTYRRRRAVVYNALAYAVELEALPSNPLDRVRRKRGKRAVQEVDRRVVVNPAQARELLVALTYVGRYDRASGRRLRAFFGCLYYAAVRPGEALGLRRSDCILPEKGWGRLELAETRPTAGKAWTDCGELHDRRGLKQRAEGEVRIVPIPPPLVVLLREHLEEFGTADDGRLFQSEYGNVVAASSYSRVWKQARELALLPGQVTSVMAARPYDLRHAGVSQWLNSGVPAPEVAARAGHSVDVLLKIYAKCIDGQEAEMNDRIMQGLDGTR
- a CDS encoding response regulator translates to MAGASGRVLVVDDNKVIRQLIRVNLELEGFEVVTAADGAECLEIVHSVQPDVVTLDVVMPRLDGVRTAARLRADPRTRGVGIVMVSAGSLPEGAGGPGGVDAYVGKPFEPGHLVETVRRLARRASLPPQPPPEQPRGQTAATPGGS
- the nrtL gene encoding ArgS-related anticodon-binding protein NrtL, producing MTPAELSRAVLSTVRRAVAAEELRVVVPEKVVVQRPPRPGCGDYATNVALQIARAAGQPPHAVAEILARRLQKEPGIAQVEIAGPGFLNITLSARAYGDVVRQVREQRSRYGYGEGLAEVAVTVAAPDPLALRGPVVADVVNRLFAVAGARPAGPGEAPEILHVQEPVSAPGAEFVDGRGPGPGGPPPELVHVREPVAGSHTESLGGQVSSAGSWTESLGGQVSSAATRAESLGGQAPAPASQDPGGNVLAPPPGPPHPPAGPPTPLTTPLGPDATRWALLRPPVEDVPRLTPDLLDQRESNPLFRIRYARARAHALVGNARDLGVRIEEPEGPDAPTADAPPYHPHPAETELLGLIADYPRVIETAARRRGPDRLARHLERLADAFFRFHDECPPLPKGDEKPSAAHAARIRLADATGVVLAGGLRLLGISAPDHM
- the lysA gene encoding diaminopimelate decarboxylase — translated: MSRSAHPAGPRHADVLPEGHYAAPPADLNLLDPRVWSRTVTRNDDGAAEVAGLDVRDLAAEYGTPAFFLDEADFRARCRAWRAAFGHEADVFYAGKAFLSRAVVKWLYEEGLNLDVCSGTELAVALDAGMPADRIALHGNNKSYAEIERAVSADVGRIVLDSFQEIARVAAEAKKQGKRQRVQIRVTVGVEAHTHEFIATAHEDQKFGLALADGQAAEAVRRVLNLRDSLELVGVHSHIGSQIFDMAGFEVAARRVVSLLAAVRDEHGVELPEIDLGGGLGIAYTPDDDPREPHEIAKALGEIVARECEAARLTPPRLSVEPGRAIVGPTAFTLYEVGTVKPLEGLRTYVSVDGGMSDNIRTALYDAEYSVALVSRKSDAEPMLSRVVGKHCESGDIVVKDAFLPADLAPGDLLAVPATGAYCRAMASNYNHALRPPVVAVADGTARVIVRRETEEDLLRLDVG
- a CDS encoding homoserine dehydrogenase, coding for MMRTRPLKVALLGCGVVGSEVTRIMTTQADDLAARIGAPIELAGIAVRRPNRVREGVPAELLTTDATALVKRGDLDVVVEVIGGIEPVRTLITTAFEHGASVVSANKALLAADGAGLHAKAVEHGVDLYYEAAVAGAIPLIRPLRESLAGDKVNRVLGIVNGTTNFILDKMESTGAGYSEALDEATALGYAEADPTADVEGFDAAAKAAILAGIAFHTRVTIEDVHREGITEVTAADIASARQMGCTVKLLAICERAADGRSVTARVHPAMIPLSHPLASVREAYNAVFVEAEAAGRLMFYGPGAGGAPTASAVLGDLVAACRNKLAATTGAGESAYTQLPVSPMGDVVTRYHISLDVADKPGVLAQVATVFAEHDVSIDTVRQQSRNQGSGDEAASEQAGGVRREGGEASLVVVTHRAPDAALSATVSSLRKLDTVRGVASIMRVEGE
- the thrC gene encoding threonine synthase; the protein is MSGTHQWRGIIEEYRDRLPVSSQTPVVTLLEGGTPLVPAQLLSERTGCDVYLKVEGANPTGSFKDRGMTMAISKAKEDGAQAVICASTGNTSASAAAYAVRAGMVCAVLVPQGKIALGKMGQALVHGSRILQVDGNFDDCLELARALSEKYPVALVNSVNPVRIEGQKTAAFEIVDALGDAPDLHLLPVGNAGNITAYWKGYREYAADGMSTRTPRMWGFQAAGSAPIVNGAPVRQPQTIATAIRIGNPASWQYAVAARDESGGLIEAVTDRQILAAYRLLAAKEGVFVEPASAASVAGLLKAADEGMVDPGQRIVCTVTGNGLKDPDWAVAGAPRPVTVPVDADAAADHLGLA
- the thrB gene encoding homoserine kinase encodes the protein MAGPAFRAAAVRVRVPATSANLGPGFDAFGLALGLYDDVVVRVADAGLHVDIAGEGAETLPRDEKHLVVRSLRTAFDLLGGQPRGLEVVCANRIPHGRGLGSSSAAICAGIIAARAVTIGGPAVLDDTALLELATEIEGHPDNVAACLLGGFTLAWTDGGAARAVRMDPAASLVPVVFVPATPLLTETARGLLPRTVPHVDAAANAGRAALLVEALTRRPELLLPATEDRLHQEYRAPAMPESLALVNRLRAEGVPAVVSGAGPTVLALTDEEAADKVARFAGEGWAANRLALDAAGASVLPLAGGQ